The Oryzias latipes chromosome 16, ASM223467v1 genome includes a region encoding these proteins:
- the LOC101170370 gene encoding low affinity immunoglobulin epsilon Fc receptor-like: MEEEIQYSSVVFKGRAAPPRNNREEVSVYSSIKNKKPLTSETEVQASGIRHHPLLCLGIICFLLCAIIITVIIYFAMETKKLKLNLSDLEAKNEQLTLEKRDLQNQTEDLKMNMTKLQNQNEQLRNNSDKLNKILAAIISYTNFPADLFCPDGVCQTCPKDWIQFQESCYFFNHFISPLKQWDQSRQLCQSMKSDLVVISSLEEQNFIKNKIQYYYDTHHGYWIGLRKVNNKWIWVDGSPDTLGYWKNPGSSEDFAIIAKDPALTQSWIQNINGFLNRFICEIKALIF; encoded by the exons ATGGAGGAAGAGATCCAATActcctctgtggttttcaaAGGTAGAGCTGCACCTCCAAGAA aCAATAGGGAGGAAGTTTCTGTTTATTcttctataaaaaataaaaagcctttgACCAGCGAAACAG AAGTCCAAGCATCTGGCATCAGGCATCATCCCCTGCTGTGTTTGGGGATCATTTGTTTCCTCCTGTGTGCCATCATCATCACTGTCATCATTTACT ttgccatggaaacaaagaaactgaagCTGAATCTCAGTGACCTGGAAGCAAAAAATGAGCAACTGACTTTGGAGAAAAGAGATTTACAAAACCAGACTGAAGATCTGAAgatgaacatgacaaaactacaaaaccagAACGAGCAGCTGAGAAACAACAGTGACAAACTCAACAAGATCCTGGCAGCAATCATCAGTTACACCAACTTTCCAGCTGATCTCTTCTGCCCTGATGGAG TTTGTCAGACGTGTCCCAAAGACTGGATTCAGTTTCAGGAAagctgctatttttttaatcattttatttctcCGTTAAAACAATGGGACCAAAGCCGACAGCTTTGTCAAAGCATGAAATCAGACCTGGTGGTTATCAGCAGTCTTGAGGAACAG AacttcatcaaaaataaaatacaatactaCTATGACACCCATCACGGATACTGGATTGGTTTACGTAAAGTGAACAACAAGTGGATCTGGGTAGATGGCAGTCCAGACACACTTGG gtaCTGGAAGAACCCAGGGAGCTCAGAGGATTTTGCAATTATAGCCAAAGATCCAGCTTTGACCCAGAGCTGGATTCAAAACATAAATGGCTTTTTGAACAGATTCATCTGTGAGATTAAAGCTTTAATTTTCTGA
- the LOC110016709 gene encoding C-type lectin domain family 10 member A: MEEEIQHSSVVFKGRAAASRKVQASGSRFHHLLCFGIICFLLCVIINVAITYFAMETKKLKKNLSDLDAKNEQLTLEKRDLQNQTEDLRMSMTKLTAEKLFFKNQTKEMTVNMTILQNQNEQLRNSDKLNKILAAIISYSNFPADVFCPNEVFQTCPKDWIQFKESCYFFYNLNSQWKTWNESRQFCQSNKSDLVVISSLEEQNFIKNKIQYYYDTHHGYWIGLQKVNNNWTWVDGSPDTLGYWNNPGSSEDFTLIVQDAPLNQSWIQNGNGFLNKYICEIKALIF; the protein is encoded by the exons ATGGAGGAGGAGATCCAACActcttctgtggttttcaaaGGTAGAGCTGCAGCTTCAAGAA AAGTCCAAGCATCTGGCAGCAGGTTTCATCACCTGCTGTGTTTTGGGATCATTTGTTTCCTCCTGTGTGTCATCATCAACGTTGCCATCACTTACT TCGCCatggaaacaaagaaactgaagaaaaatcTCAGTGACCTGGATGCAAAAAATGAGCAACTGACTTTGGAGAAAAGAGATTTACAAAACCAGACTGAAGATCTGAGGATGAGCATGACAAAGCTGACTGCAGAGAAGCTGTTCTTCAAGAACCAAACCAAGGAGATGACGGTTAACATGACAATCCTACAAAACCAGAACGAGCAGCTGAGAAACAGTGACAAACTGAACAAGATCCTGGCAGCAATCATTAGTTACTCCAACTTTCCAGCTGATGTCTTCTGCCCTAATGAAG TTTTTCAGACATGTCCCAAAGACTGGATTCAGTTTAAGGaaagctgctattttttttacaacttaaaCTCTCAGTGGAAAACATGGAACGAAAGTCGACAGTTTTGTCAAAGCAACAAATCAGACCTGGTGGTTATCAGCAGTCTTGAGGAACAG AacttcatcaaaaataaaatacaatactaCTATGATACCCATCACGGATACTGGATTGGTTtacaaaaagtgaacaacaaCTGGACCTGGGTGGATGGCAGTCCAGACACACTTGG gtaCTGGAATAACCCAGGGAGCTCAGAGGATTTTACACTTATAGTCCAAGATGCCCCTTTGAACCAGAGCTGGATCCAAAACGGAAATGGCTTTTTGAACAAATACATCTGTGAGATTAAAGCTTTAATTTTCTGA